A DNA window from Hydrogenothermus marinus contains the following coding sequences:
- a CDS encoding YgaP family membrane protein, with amino-acid sequence MIAFWDAVIRVLIGAILIWLGIEKGGVFVIGYFVGLILILTAIISFCPLYKLAGISTKCEGEGCQ; translated from the coding sequence CTGATAGCATTTTGGGACGCAGTAATAAGAGTTTTAATAGGTGCAATTTTGATTTGGCTTGGTATTGAAAAAGGTGGTGTTTTTGTTATTGGTTATTTTGTAGGTTTAATACTTATTTTGACTGCTATTATTTCATTTTGTCCTTTATACAAATTAGCTGGAATTTCTACAAAATGTGAGGGTGAAGGCTGTCAATAA
- a CDS encoding PhnD/SsuA/transferrin family substrate-binding protein, producing the protein MYIKKRRKNKRYIRGKIATVKGQFTTFLGLKTFKEKGINDFEIVYKNSWQTVINSVVKGEVDIGFVHAGFYDNLSFSSKVDVEEFYRSNFQRFSHLFMIDPNEKELRSKILDVLLNLDEKGKELAQKLHAHEFYEVSSLDELKKVVENANL; encoded by the coding sequence ATTTATATCAAGAAAAGGAGAAAAAATAAAAGATATATCAGGGGAAAAATTGCTACAGTAAAAGGTCAATTTACCACTTTTTTAGGCTTAAAAACCTTTAAAGAAAAAGGAATAAATGATTTTGAAATAGTTTACAAAAATTCTTGGCAAACTGTAATAAATTCTGTTGTAAAAGGAGAAGTAGATATAGGATTTGTGCATGCTGGTTTTTACGATAATTTATCTTTTTCTTCAAAAGTAGATGTTGAAGAATTTTACAGAAGCAATTTTCAAAGATTTTCCCATCTATTTATGATTGATCCTAATGAAAAAGAATTAAGAAGTAAAATTCTTGATGTCCTGTTAAACTTAGATGAAAAGGGAAAAGAATTAGCTCAAAAACTACATGCTCATGAATTTTATGAAGTGTCATCATTAGATGAACTTAAAAAAGTTGTTGAAAATGCCAACTTATAA
- a CDS encoding substrate-binding domain-containing protein — translation MKNINVGICPHDLNPKILPDWIEFFIYLSKKTRAHFSPSICLDFECFYQLFPKIQFAYANPLDSLKLEREREFIPVAGDDKYDEVIFISRKGEKIKDISGEKLLQ, via the coding sequence ATGAAAAATATTAATGTAGGCATCTGCCCACATGATTTAAATCCTAAAATACTTCCAGATTGGATAGAATTCTTTATATACCTATCTAAAAAAACACGAGCTCATTTCTCACCTTCTATATGTCTGGATTTTGAGTGTTTTTACCAACTGTTCCCAAAAATTCAGTTTGCATATGCAAATCCACTAGATTCATTAAAATTAGAAAGAGAAAGAGAATTTATTCCAGTAGCAGGTGATGACAAATATGATGAAGTTATATTTATATCAAGAAAAGGAGAAAAAATAAAAGATATATCAGGGGAAAAATTGCTACAGTAA